The proteins below are encoded in one region of Rhodoluna lacicola:
- a CDS encoding sensor histidine kinase yields the protein MSSKFGQAWERISLRTKLTALSVAIIGVLVLVSSLGTIALLRTYLQANVDGQLISTAATLSDEDPTLLEDRLATHQLQLPSLPSDFYIAYLDTDGSLLIGLVSSAGGNSNDVPNTSNFSSKYVLATKGIPFEVNGKGQISDDAGTRGWRMVAVPLNGMPGSLVVALPTGANSALLAQYGLIGGGFGALLLILSGLSIWLTINSALKPLNEVERTAEAVTEGDISKRLIEQDGDTEIARLNRSLNTMLDGIQTAMQDRSKTLDQMRRFVSDASHELRTPLVSVRGYAELYRMGALKKPEQIGEAMERIESEAVRMSGLVESLLTLTRMDEATKLELKKTNMVSLAIDAAKDASVADGKRKIVVTDLDGKAIADDAVVEAKVDANSMRQVLTNLLANASRFSPAGAQIEIALDNSAKADGRRHLVLEVRDHGEGIPEQLREKIFERFYRVDNSRNSETGGSGLGLAIVSTIVARHGGTIVATETPGGGATLRVAIPA from the coding sequence TTGAGCTCAAAGTTCGGCCAGGCCTGGGAACGCATTTCACTGCGTACCAAGCTGACCGCGCTTTCAGTTGCGATTATTGGTGTGCTGGTTTTGGTTTCAAGCCTTGGCACCATCGCGCTGCTAAGAACTTATTTGCAGGCGAACGTTGACGGTCAACTAATCTCGACTGCGGCAACGCTTAGCGACGAAGATCCAACACTACTTGAAGATCGACTGGCAACTCACCAGTTGCAGTTGCCAAGCTTGCCGAGCGACTTTTACATTGCCTACCTAGACACCGACGGTTCGCTGTTGATTGGTTTGGTTTCATCCGCCGGTGGCAATTCAAACGACGTGCCAAATACCTCAAACTTTTCCTCAAAGTATGTTCTGGCCACCAAGGGAATTCCGTTTGAAGTAAACGGTAAAGGGCAGATTTCTGACGACGCCGGCACACGCGGTTGGCGCATGGTTGCCGTGCCACTAAACGGCATGCCAGGTTCGCTTGTGGTTGCACTTCCTACCGGAGCCAACAGCGCGCTGCTTGCTCAATACGGATTGATTGGCGGCGGCTTTGGTGCGCTACTGCTGATTCTTTCTGGCCTTAGTATTTGGTTGACCATCAATTCTGCCCTCAAGCCGTTGAACGAAGTTGAGCGCACTGCCGAGGCGGTTACCGAGGGCGATATTTCAAAGCGTTTGATTGAGCAGGATGGCGACACAGAAATTGCCCGCCTGAATCGCTCACTCAACACGATGCTCGACGGCATTCAAACCGCGATGCAAGATCGCTCCAAGACGCTAGATCAGATGCGCCGGTTTGTATCCGATGCCAGCCACGAGCTTCGCACTCCCCTGGTATCGGTGCGTGGTTACGCAGAGCTTTACCGCATGGGGGCGCTCAAGAAGCCGGAGCAAATCGGCGAGGCAATGGAACGAATCGAGAGCGAAGCGGTTCGCATGAGCGGATTGGTCGAGAGCCTACTAACTCTTACTCGCATGGATGAAGCAACCAAGTTGGAACTGAAAAAGACCAACATGGTTTCGCTGGCAATCGACGCCGCAAAAGATGCATCGGTGGCCGATGGCAAGCGAAAGATTGTGGTTACTGACCTTGATGGCAAAGCAATCGCCGATGACGCAGTTGTTGAGGCAAAGGTTGACGCAAATTCAATGCGCCAGGTGCTCACCAACCTGCTGGCCAACGCCTCGCGTTTTTCACCGGCCGGTGCACAAATTGAAATTGCACTCGACAACAGCGCCAAGGCTGATGGTCGCCGTCACCTGGTACTTGAGGTTCGCGATCACGGTGAGGGAATTCCTGAACAACTTCGCGAAAAGATTTTTGAGCGCTTCTACCGCGTTGATAATTCACGCAACAGCGAAACCGGTGGTTCTGGTCTTGGGCTGGCGATTGTTTCAACTATCGTTGCTCGTCACGGAGGAACCATCGTTGCCACCGAGACCCCTGGTGGTGGCGCCACGTTGCGTGTAGCCATTCCTGCCTAA
- a CDS encoding WXG100 family type VII secretion target, translated as MTGWLFHRTGLSALQQRFNTDDVRMTNFSVDSEQVMAANVAIQNTISRLTHESDTLHAQLQNLQSSWTGVAANSFQELALRWRATASQVDSQLGELGNALSIAAAQYSEIEYANQRLFL; from the coding sequence TTGACCGGCTGGCTTTTCCACAGAACCGGGCTGAGCGCCCTACAGCAGCGGTTCAACACCGATGATGTTCGCATGACTAATTTCAGCGTGGACAGCGAACAGGTAATGGCCGCCAATGTTGCCATTCAAAATACAATCAGCAGACTCACTCACGAGTCAGACACCCTGCATGCCCAATTGCAAAACTTGCAAAGCAGTTGGACTGGTGTGGCGGCTAATAGTTTTCAAGAACTGGCACTGCGCTGGCGAGCAACCGCTTCGCAAGTTGATTCGCAGCTTGGCGAACTTGGAAATGCGCTAAGCATTGCCGCTGCTCAATACTCGGAAATCGAATACGCCAACCAAAGGCTTTTTCTTTAG
- the groL gene encoding chaperonin GroEL (60 kDa chaperone family; promotes refolding of misfolded polypeptides especially under stressful conditions; forms two stacked rings of heptamers to form a barrel-shaped 14mer; ends can be capped by GroES; misfolded proteins enter the barrel where they are refolded when GroES binds) — MAKIIHFDEEARRGLERGLNILADTVKVTLGPRGRNVVLEKKWGAPTITNDGVSIAKEIELDDPFERIGAELVKEVAKKTDDVAGDGTTTATVLAQALVREGLRNVAAGADPITLKRGIEKAVKAVIEELHSNAKPVETKEQIAATASISAGDSQIGELIAEAIDKVGREGVVTVEESNTFGIELELTEGMRFDKGYVSAYMVTDPERQEAVLEDAYVLIANSKISNIKDILPIVDKVIQANKPLLIIAEDIDGEALATLIVNKIRGIFKSVAVKAPGFGDRRKAMLQDIAILTGGQVISEEVGLKLDATTLDLLGRARKVVITKDETTIVEGAGDADMIAGRVEQIRREIDNTDSDYDREKLQERLAKLAGGVAVIKAGAATEVELKERKHRIEDAVRNAKAAVEEGIVAGGGVALLQAGKAAFEKLTLTGDEAVGANIVRVAISAPLKQIALNAGLEPGVVAERVAGLPSGHGLNAASGEYVDMLKEGINDPVKVTRSALQNAASIAGLFLTTEAVVAEKPEPAAPAPANQGGGMDF; from the coding sequence ATGGCAAAAATCATTCACTTTGATGAAGAGGCCCGCCGCGGTCTAGAGCGCGGTCTAAACATCCTCGCAGACACCGTAAAGGTAACCCTCGGCCCACGTGGACGCAACGTAGTTCTTGAAAAGAAGTGGGGCGCCCCAACCATCACAAACGATGGTGTTTCGATCGCTAAGGAAATCGAGCTAGATGACCCGTTCGAGCGCATTGGTGCCGAGCTAGTTAAAGAAGTAGCTAAGAAGACTGACGACGTTGCCGGTGACGGAACCACGACTGCAACCGTTCTTGCACAGGCTCTTGTTCGCGAAGGTCTTCGCAACGTGGCTGCCGGTGCAGACCCAATCACTTTGAAGCGTGGAATCGAGAAGGCGGTCAAGGCCGTCATCGAGGAGCTTCACTCAAACGCAAAGCCAGTTGAGACCAAAGAGCAGATTGCTGCTACAGCGTCTATCTCTGCTGGTGACTCTCAGATCGGTGAGCTAATCGCCGAAGCAATCGACAAGGTTGGCCGTGAGGGTGTTGTAACCGTTGAAGAATCAAACACCTTTGGTATTGAACTTGAACTAACCGAGGGTATGCGCTTCGACAAGGGTTACGTATCGGCTTACATGGTTACCGACCCAGAGCGTCAGGAAGCAGTTCTTGAAGACGCATACGTTTTGATCGCAAACTCAAAGATCTCAAACATCAAGGACATCTTGCCAATTGTTGACAAGGTGATTCAGGCAAACAAGCCGTTGCTAATCATCGCCGAAGACATTGATGGTGAAGCACTAGCAACCTTGATCGTCAACAAGATCCGGGGAATCTTCAAGTCAGTTGCAGTTAAGGCTCCTGGCTTTGGTGACCGTCGTAAGGCAATGCTTCAGGACATCGCAATCTTGACCGGTGGTCAGGTAATTTCTGAAGAAGTTGGTCTGAAGCTAGATGCAACCACTCTTGATCTTCTAGGTCGGGCACGCAAGGTTGTTATCACCAAGGACGAAACCACAATCGTTGAAGGTGCCGGCGATGCCGACATGATCGCAGGACGCGTTGAGCAGATCCGTCGCGAGATTGACAACACCGATAGCGACTACGACCGCGAGAAGCTTCAGGAGCGTCTAGCCAAGCTAGCCGGTGGTGTTGCAGTTATTAAGGCTGGAGCAGCAACCGAGGTTGAGCTTAAGGAGCGCAAGCACCGCATTGAAGACGCAGTGCGTAACGCAAAGGCTGCTGTTGAGGAAGGCATCGTTGCCGGTGGTGGTGTTGCATTGCTACAGGCTGGCAAGGCTGCATTCGAGAAGCTAACTCTTACCGGTGACGAGGCTGTTGGTGCGAACATCGTTCGCGTTGCAATCTCAGCTCCGCTAAAGCAGATCGCACTAAACGCAGGTCTAGAGCCAGGCGTAGTGGCAGAGCGCGTTGCAGGTCTACCTTCAGGTCACGGTCTAAACGCCGCATCCGGTGAATACGTAGACATGCTGAAAGAAGGCATCAACGACCCTGTAAAGGTAACTCGTTCAGCTCTTCAGAACGCTGCTTCGATCGCAGGTCTATTCCTAACTACCGAAGCAGTAGTTGCAGAGAAGCCAGAGCCAGCGGCTCCTGCTCCTGCAAACCAGGGCGGCGGCATGGACTTCTAA
- a CDS encoding cold-shock protein, translating to MAQGTVKWFNAEKGFGFITQDGGADVFVHFSAIQSDGYKELKENQRVEFEVKNGDKGPQADAVHVI from the coding sequence ATGGCACAAGGAACCGTAAAGTGGTTCAACGCTGAAAAGGGTTTTGGATTCATTACCCAGGATGGTGGAGCGGACGTATTCGTACACTTCTCAGCAATCCAGTCAGACGGCTACAAGGAACTGAAGGAAAACCAGCGCGTAGAGTTCGAAGTTAAGAACGGCGACAAGGGCCCTCAGGCTGACGCAGTACACGTAATCTAA
- a CDS encoding LytR C-terminal domain-containing protein, translated as MAKKFPIDEFDSATVHGGRHRARRTAKDRIYEWVRIFVAAAVVAGVGYGTLKYVENSSVFDGYLPSSNASPSASTDTRPGVVVLDGGDENLSGAAGQILKDAGYNVTGASVLVDADKKPVKIKTTVITITDELFRADAEAIAAKIGNPEVVISPEFAGPITVVLGSNYKLPQE; from the coding sequence ATGGCAAAAAAGTTCCCAATCGATGAGTTCGATTCGGCAACCGTTCACGGAGGTCGGCACCGCGCTCGCCGAACTGCAAAAGACCGAATCTACGAATGGGTTCGAATTTTCGTGGCTGCTGCTGTGGTCGCCGGAGTTGGCTACGGCACACTAAAGTACGTCGAAAATTCATCGGTGTTTGATGGCTACCTGCCAAGTTCCAACGCTTCTCCTTCAGCCTCCACCGATACCCGCCCGGGCGTTGTGGTTCTTGACGGCGGTGACGAGAATCTGTCTGGGGCAGCGGGGCAAATTCTGAAAGATGCCGGTTACAACGTGACCGGAGCCTCTGTCTTGGTTGATGCCGATAAAAAGCCGGTAAAGATTAAGACCACCGTGATTACGATCACCGATGAGCTATTCCGAGCCGATGCCGAAGCCATTGCCGCCAAGATCGGCAACCCGGAAGTTGTTATTTCGCCGGAGTTTGCCGGCCCGATCACCGTTGTTTTGGGCTCAAATTACAAGCTTCCTCAGGAATAG
- the msrB gene encoding peptide-methionine (R)-S-oxide reductase MsrB, with product MNYPVNKTDEQWREELSEFEYHVLREAGTERAYTGELLEEHREGIFSCRGCGAELFRSHAKFESHCGWPSFYEPKEGDAVELIEDRSHGMVRVEVRCKACGCHLGHVFEDAPQTPTGDRYCINSVSITFTPDN from the coding sequence ATGAACTATCCGGTAAACAAGACTGACGAGCAGTGGCGCGAGGAACTGAGCGAGTTTGAGTACCACGTGCTTCGAGAAGCTGGCACTGAGCGCGCCTACACCGGCGAATTGCTCGAGGAGCACCGCGAAGGCATTTTCTCTTGCCGCGGTTGTGGCGCTGAGCTCTTCCGCAGCCACGCAAAATTTGAATCGCACTGCGGGTGGCCAAGTTTTTATGAACCAAAAGAAGGCGACGCGGTTGAACTCATTGAGGACCGCTCACACGGAATGGTTCGCGTTGAGGTTCGCTGCAAAGCTTGCGGTTGTCACCTAGGCCACGTGTTTGAAGATGCGCCGCAGACACCTACCGGTGATCGCTACTGCATCAACAGCGTCAGCATCACCTTCACGCCAGACAACTAG
- a CDS encoding DsbA family protein produces the protein MTREKQTRSEQREAARAKAKELREQHKKGEQRKRLALQFGVGGALVAVMALVAFALISGANKEVVVPKNMMFNDGIKIGTNLEAFTADYTPAPGKAGANVPNIQIYLDYQCPVCQAFELPNASQIESWVKSGTATVEIHPISFLDGRGSPNEYSSRAANAAICVAENSPNSFFKFSGLLFKKQPVEGTAGPDNNALFETAKEAGVLNEAEIKDCIDEKRYGTWISDITTKALNENVPGTQYKLEGTPFVMINNQVFKTEVNSDFFSPARFAQFLQSYVVN, from the coding sequence TTGACCCGCGAAAAGCAAACTCGTTCAGAACAGCGTGAGGCAGCCCGAGCCAAGGCCAAGGAACTTCGCGAACAGCACAAAAAAGGTGAACAGCGTAAGCGTCTTGCCCTCCAGTTTGGAGTCGGTGGCGCCCTGGTAGCGGTTATGGCTCTTGTGGCCTTCGCGCTCATTTCTGGAGCAAACAAAGAAGTTGTAGTTCCAAAGAACATGATGTTCAATGACGGCATCAAGATTGGTACCAACCTAGAAGCCTTTACCGCCGACTACACCCCGGCCCCGGGCAAAGCTGGCGCCAATGTGCCAAACATTCAGATTTATCTTGACTACCAGTGCCCGGTTTGCCAGGCCTTTGAGTTGCCGAATGCTTCTCAGATTGAAAGCTGGGTTAAGTCAGGAACAGCGACCGTAGAAATCCACCCAATCTCATTCCTAGACGGCCGAGGCTCACCAAATGAGTACTCAAGTCGTGCCGCTAACGCCGCTATCTGTGTGGCCGAAAACTCTCCAAACTCGTTCTTCAAGTTCAGCGGCTTGCTGTTCAAGAAGCAGCCGGTTGAGGGCACCGCCGGTCCAGACAACAACGCTTTATTTGAGACCGCCAAAGAGGCTGGGGTTTTGAATGAGGCCGAAATCAAGGACTGTATTGATGAAAAGCGCTACGGCACTTGGATTTCTGACATCACCACGAAGGCTCTGAACGAGAACGTACCGGGCACCCAGTACAAGCTTGAGGGAACCCCGTTCGTAATGATCAACAACCAGGTATTCAAGACCGAGGTCAATTCTGACTTCTTTAGCCCGGCACGCTTTGCGCAGTTCTTGCAGAGCTATGTAGTCAACTAA
- a CDS encoding ABC transporter ATP-binding protein, whose protein sequence is MASVQFKAATRLYPGGTRAAVDKINLDIKDGEFLVLVGPSGCGKSTTLRMLAGLEEVNDGHIFIGDRDVTDVPPKDRDIAMVFQNYALYPHMTVAENMGFALKIAGVSKEERAERVLEAAKLLDLEPYLSRKPKALSGGQRQRVAMGRAIVRKPQVFLMDEPLSNLDAKLRVQTRTQIASLQRRLGVTTVYVTHDQVEAMTMGDRVAVLKDGLLQQVATPRELYEKPANVFVAGFIGSPAMNLLQLEIVDGGVQFGNTVLPIDKKFLSKTKAKSVTVGIRPENLTVTKKEGIEVDVDVIEELGADGYLYGTSHLNGGNQDIVARVDGRNHPHKGDKIFLKADGGIVHLFDVESGERLN, encoded by the coding sequence ATGGCATCAGTGCAATTTAAAGCAGCCACCCGCCTATACCCAGGTGGAACCAGAGCTGCAGTAGACAAAATCAACCTCGACATCAAAGATGGCGAATTCCTCGTGCTCGTTGGCCCATCGGGCTGCGGTAAGTCAACTACCCTGCGTATGTTGGCCGGCCTCGAAGAGGTAAACGACGGACACATCTTTATCGGTGACCGTGACGTGACCGACGTGCCACCAAAGGACCGCGACATCGCTATGGTTTTCCAGAACTACGCGCTGTACCCACACATGACCGTGGCCGAGAACATGGGATTCGCTCTAAAGATTGCTGGCGTTAGCAAAGAAGAACGTGCAGAGCGCGTTCTTGAGGCAGCCAAGCTGCTTGACCTAGAGCCATACCTTTCACGCAAACCAAAGGCACTTTCCGGTGGTCAGCGTCAGCGCGTGGCCATGGGTCGTGCGATCGTTCGCAAGCCTCAGGTATTCCTAATGGATGAACCGCTATCAAACTTGGATGCCAAGCTTCGCGTGCAGACTCGTACCCAAATTGCATCACTTCAGCGTCGCCTAGGCGTAACCACCGTTTACGTAACTCACGACCAGGTTGAAGCTATGACCATGGGAGACCGCGTAGCGGTGCTAAAGGATGGTCTGCTACAGCAGGTTGCTACACCTCGTGAACTATACGAAAAACCGGCAAACGTTTTCGTTGCGGGCTTCATTGGTTCACCAGCCATGAACTTGCTGCAGCTTGAGATCGTTGACGGTGGAGTTCAGTTTGGCAACACCGTGCTACCAATCGACAAGAAGTTCCTTTCAAAGACCAAGGCCAAGAGCGTTACCGTTGGTATCCGCCCTGAGAACTTGACCGTCACCAAGAAGGAAGGCATCGAAGTTGATGTTGACGTTATCGAAGAGCTAGGTGCAGACGGTTACCTTTACGGAACCAGCCACCTAAACGGCGGAAACCAAGACATCGTTGCTCGCGTTGATGGTCGCAATCACCCACACAAGGGAGACAAGATTTTCCTAAAGGCTGACGGTGGCATCGTTCACCTGTTCGACGTAGAGTCGGGCGAACGCCTCAACTAG
- a CDS encoding DUF4032 domain-containing protein, producing MSSLDITAATVDPALLDLPWHLPLEEWPAENIAALPKGLSRHTVRFAHLSDHVIAIKETLPELAKREYEMLKNLIKLDVPCVEPFAIINNRQSTDGEPLLSVLITRHLKFSLPYRAMWSQGLRPETATRLVDALALLLVRLHIAGFFWGDVSLSNTLFRRDAGAFAAYLVDAETGHLYDTGLSNGQRENDLEIARVNIAGELMDLIASGHAAPGVDAVATSERIVAKYRELWTELTGAETFEAKDRWKISRRVARLNELGFDIEELAIKADSDGMTVKIQPKVVDAGHHARRLIRLTGLDVEENQARRLLNDLDQYRRDNSRPGADEEVLAHEWLSRSFEPVVTSIPREMSGRLEPAQIYHEVLEHRWYMSEQQGHDVPMNEAVTDYINNVLANRREEATYLSPPTELITLPNAIPSGTIVVADDDDEVDWRDLV from the coding sequence GTGAGTTCACTAGACATTACGGCTGCCACGGTTGATCCAGCTCTGCTGGATCTTCCGTGGCATTTGCCTTTAGAAGAGTGGCCCGCCGAAAACATCGCGGCCCTACCCAAAGGCCTAAGTCGCCACACGGTTCGCTTTGCACATCTGAGTGATCACGTAATTGCGATCAAAGAAACCTTGCCTGAGCTGGCTAAACGCGAATACGAAATGCTCAAGAATTTGATCAAGCTTGATGTGCCTTGCGTTGAACCTTTTGCAATCATCAACAATCGTCAAAGCACCGATGGCGAGCCACTGCTATCGGTGTTGATCACCAGGCACCTAAAGTTTTCACTTCCCTACCGTGCGATGTGGTCTCAGGGTTTGCGCCCGGAAACCGCAACTCGTCTGGTGGATGCGCTAGCCCTGCTTTTAGTTCGCCTGCACATTGCCGGATTCTTTTGGGGCGATGTTTCACTTTCAAACACCTTGTTTCGCCGCGACGCCGGAGCCTTCGCCGCATACTTAGTCGACGCCGAAACCGGCCATTTGTATGACACTGGTTTATCGAACGGCCAGCGCGAAAATGATCTTGAAATCGCCCGGGTCAATATTGCCGGTGAATTAATGGACCTAATTGCCAGCGGGCATGCAGCACCTGGCGTTGACGCAGTTGCCACCAGCGAGCGAATTGTTGCCAAGTACAGAGAACTCTGGACCGAGCTAACCGGCGCGGAAACTTTTGAAGCCAAGGATCGTTGGAAGATTAGTCGGCGCGTTGCCCGCCTTAACGAATTAGGTTTTGACATCGAAGAGCTTGCCATCAAGGCAGACTCCGATGGCATGACGGTGAAGATTCAACCAAAAGTGGTTGATGCCGGTCACCATGCTCGCCGCTTGATTAGGCTGACTGGTCTAGACGTTGAAGAAAATCAAGCCCGGCGCCTGCTGAATGACCTCGATCAATATCGTCGCGATAATTCTCGCCCAGGTGCCGACGAAGAAGTCTTGGCACACGAATGGTTGAGTCGATCATTTGAACCCGTGGTCACTTCCATACCTCGCGAAATGTCAGGTCGTCTGGAGCCGGCACAGATTTACCACGAGGTGCTTGAGCACCGCTGGTACATGTCGGAGCAGCAGGGGCATGATGTGCCGATGAATGAAGCGGTCACCGATTACATCAACAATGTGCTGGCCAATCGACGAGAAGAAGCTACCTACCTGTCGCCACCAACCGAGCTAATTACTCTGCCGAATGCTATTCCCTCTGGCACGATCGTGGTTGCCGATGACGACGATGAAGTGGACTGGCGCGATCTTGTTTAA
- a CDS encoding DUF3117 domain-containing protein: protein MAAMKPRTGDGPMEAEREPRGLIILRVPLEGGGRLVVSVNDEEAKNLHQVLAGVVKK, encoded by the coding sequence ATGGCAGCAATGAAGCCACGCACCGGCGACGGACCAATGGAAGCCGAGCGCGAGCCACGCGGTCTGATTATTCTTCGAGTGCCACTGGAAGGTGGCGGTCGTCTAGTAGTTTCAGTCAACGACGAAGAGGCCAAGAACCTGCACCAGGTTCTTGCCGGAGTAGTCAAGAAGTAA
- the dapE gene encoding succinyl-diaminopimelate desuccinylase — MATAPLNLEADVVELTRDICDIESVSGNEKQLADAIEAALQKYSHLEVIRDGDAIVARTNLGRSNRVVIAGHIDTVPVANNLPVQMLSMEREQVLYGRGTVDMKAGVAVQLKLAATLTQPTSDVTWIFYDHEEVEAAKNGLGRLARNRPELLDASFAVLCEPTSAQVEGGCNGTMRVDLTFSGVKAHSARPWMGKNAIHGAANALAILADYQPAEIDVDGLVYRESLNAVLIGGGIATNVIPDECVVTVNYRFAPSKSAADAESHLREVFAGMEMTVMDVAEGARPGLDRAEAKAFVAATQTEARPKYGWTDVARFSALGVPAVNFGPGDPSKAHADDEAVPVSQIYACEKALRAWLSVG; from the coding sequence ATGGCCACAGCACCTTTGAATCTTGAAGCAGACGTCGTCGAACTTACCCGAGATATTTGCGATATCGAATCCGTTTCAGGCAACGAGAAGCAGTTGGCTGACGCAATTGAAGCTGCTTTGCAGAAATATTCCCACCTAGAGGTAATTCGCGACGGTGACGCAATTGTGGCCCGCACCAATCTGGGTCGTTCAAACCGGGTTGTCATTGCCGGTCACATCGATACCGTGCCAGTGGCAAATAATCTGCCGGTTCAGATGCTTTCAATGGAGCGCGAACAAGTTTTGTATGGTCGGGGCACAGTTGATATGAAGGCCGGGGTAGCGGTTCAGTTGAAGTTGGCCGCCACGCTCACACAGCCAACTAGTGATGTCACCTGGATTTTTTATGATCACGAGGAAGTCGAGGCCGCTAAAAACGGCCTAGGCAGATTGGCGCGCAATCGTCCAGAGCTTCTTGACGCATCGTTTGCAGTTTTGTGTGAACCAACCTCGGCTCAGGTTGAGGGTGGCTGCAATGGAACCATGCGAGTTGACCTAACCTTCAGCGGAGTCAAGGCCCACTCGGCTAGGCCTTGGATGGGCAAAAATGCCATTCACGGCGCAGCCAACGCTTTAGCAATTTTGGCGGATTACCAGCCGGCTGAAATCGATGTGGATGGCTTGGTCTATCGCGAAAGCCTAAACGCAGTGCTTATCGGTGGTGGAATCGCTACCAACGTGATTCCTGACGAATGCGTGGTCACGGTGAATTACAGATTTGCACCAAGCAAGTCTGCGGCCGATGCCGAGAGCCACCTACGAGAAGTTTTTGCGGGCATGGAAATGACCGTCATGGATGTTGCCGAGGGAGCTCGTCCCGGGTTGGACAGAGCCGAGGCCAAAGCCTTTGTGGCCGCCACCCAAACGGAAGCCCGGCCCAAATACGGCTGGACGGACGTAGCCCGATTTAGCGCCCTGGGCGTACCAGCGGTGAACTTTGGCCCTGGTGACCCCAGCAAGGCCCACGCAGATGACGAAGCCGTGCCAGTTAGCCAGATTTACGCCTGTGAGAAGGCACTCAGGGCCTGGTTATCCGTGGGATAA
- the dapD gene encoding 2,3,4,5-tetrahydropyridine-2,6-dicarboxylate N-succinyltransferase gives MTFLESNAWGHGLATVAADGTILDVLYPDPKLGDAPKTDALWVVPKELDAMVGTDERRRVSTQVVRTEVNLAEPVTSTADAYLRLHLLSLLLVKPNTINLDGLIPNLPIVAFTNVGPVAIDELDTLRPSLTRAGISVYAIDKFPRLVDYVTPKKVRIADASRVRLGAHLSPGTTIMHEGFVNFNAGTLGTSMVEGRISQGVVVGDGADIGGGASIMGTLSGGGKERVAIGARALLGANSGVGISIGDDSVVEAGLYVTAGTKVTIIDGDGERTAKAADLSGVPNLLFRRNSVSGRVEVLPRKGDGIVLNSILHG, from the coding sequence ATGACGTTTTTAGAGAGCAATGCCTGGGGCCATGGCCTCGCCACAGTCGCCGCCGACGGCACAATTCTTGATGTTTTATATCCGGATCCAAAACTTGGCGATGCTCCTAAAACCGATGCGCTCTGGGTGGTGCCAAAGGAACTCGACGCCATGGTTGGTACCGATGAGCGCCGCCGGGTTTCAACCCAGGTGGTGCGCACCGAGGTCAACTTGGCAGAACCAGTTACTTCAACCGCCGACGCATATCTTCGTTTGCACCTGCTGTCACTTCTTTTAGTGAAGCCAAACACAATCAACCTTGATGGCTTGATTCCAAATCTTCCGATTGTGGCGTTTACCAACGTTGGACCAGTTGCCATCGATGAACTGGATACTTTGAGGCCTTCGTTGACTCGGGCCGGAATCAGTGTTTATGCGATTGATAAGTTCCCGCGCCTGGTTGACTATGTGACACCTAAAAAGGTTCGCATTGCTGATGCGTCTCGGGTTCGACTTGGCGCGCACCTGTCACCGGGCACCACAATCATGCACGAGGGTTTCGTGAACTTTAATGCCGGAACACTTGGCACCTCAATGGTTGAGGGCCGCATCTCGCAGGGCGTAGTGGTTGGTGACGGCGCTGATATTGGTGGCGGTGCATCGATCATGGGAACCCTGTCGGGCGGCGGAAAAGAGCGCGTTGCAATTGGCGCAAGGGCCCTGCTTGGAGCCAACTCAGGAGTTGGAATTTCGATTGGTGATGACTCTGTGGTGGAAGCCGGGCTTTACGTAACCGCGGGAACCAAAGTCACAATTATTGACGGCGATGGCGAACGCACAGCCAAGGCGGCCGACCTTTCTGGTGTTCCAAATCTGTTGTTCCGCAGAAACTCAGTATCGGGTCGCGTAGAGGTGTTGCCTCGCAAGGGCGATGGCATCGTGCTCAACAGCATTCTTCACGGTTAG